The Methylococcus sp. Mc7 genomic sequence CGAAGATGATGATCGATATGCCGTTCCCCAGCCCCCGCTCGGTCACCTGCTCACCGAGCCACATCAGAAACAGGGTTCCGGTCACGAGCGAAATGGCGGTGAGGGCGACGAACTGAAATCCCGGAGAAATCACGATCGGCGCGCCCCCTGCGCTCTGATTCTGCAGCGCCATCGCCACGCCCGTGGCCTGGAACGAGGCGAGCACGACCGTCGCGTAGCGGGTGTACTGGTTGATCTTTTTCCGCCCGGATTCGCCTTCCTTCTTCAGCTGCTCCAGCTTGGGCACGACGATCGTCATCAGCTGCAAAATGATCGATGCCGAAATATAGGGCATGATCCCGAGCGCAAAAATACTCAGCCGCTTCAGGGCGCCACCCGAAAACATGTTCACCATGTCCAGGATCGAGCTGCCCTGCTGATTGAACATTGCTGCCAGAGCCTTCGGGTCGACGCCGGGTATCGGAATATGCGCGCCGATCCGGAACACGATGAGCGCTCCGACGACGAACAGCAAACGCTGGCGAAGCTCGGTAAACCTGCCGCCGCGGTCCGCCATCAGGGGGTTGATGGCGTTCATCAGCTTTCCACTTTGCCGCCCGCGGCTTCGATCGCAGCGCGGGCACCCTGCGTCACGCCCACACCGCGTATGCTCACGGCTCCGGACACTGCCCCGGTTGCGATGATCTTGACCGTCTTCGCCTCGGCCGGAACGAGCCCCGCCTCCTTCAGCTCCGCCAGCCCGATCACGCCCCCGGCAACTTTCGAGAGCTGCGTCAGCGTCACCTCGGCGACAAAGCGCTTCTTCGCGCTCCGGAAGCCCACTTTCGGCAAGCGACGCTGCAGCGGCATCTGACCACCTTCGAAACCCACCTTATGGAAGCCGCCGGCACGAGCCTTTTGCCCCTTGTGCCCTCGACCGCTGGTCTTGCCCAGTGTCGAACCGATGCCCCGCCCCAGCCGCTTTTTTGCCGGACGGCTACCGTCCCGCGCACCGATAGTGTTCAAAAACATGTCAGATTTCCTCAACCTTGAGCAGGTAGGAGACTTTGAAGATCATGCCCAAAATCTCCGGCGTGCCCCGAACTTCAACACTGTGATGGGGTTTGCGCAATCCGAGCCCGCGCAGGCAGGCCTTGTGGGACTCGAGCCGTCCGTTGGAGCTGCGCACCTGCGTAACGCGCAAAGTCTTATTCGTCATCGCCATCACCCCAGCAGCTCTTCGACGGTCATTCCGCGTTTCGCGGCAACGGATTTGGGATCCCGCAATTCCGTCAACCCTTTGATGGTCGCGCGAACGACGTTGATCGGATTGTTGGTGCCGATACACTTCGCGAGGACGTTATGAACGCCGACGACCTCAAAGACAGCTCGCATGGCGCCGCCAGCGATAATGCCGGTACCCTCCGAAGCGGGCTGCATGTGTACCTTGGCGGCCCCGGCCGCAGCCGTTACCGGATGGTGCAAAGTCTGGCCGTTGAGCGCAACCTTGCGCATATTCTTGCGCGCCTGTTCCATCGACTTCTGGATCGCGACCGGCACCTCTCGCGCCTTGCTGAGGCCGAAGCCGACACGGCCATTGCCGTCTCCGACGACGGTCAATGCGGTGAACCCGAACTGGCGTCCGCCCTTGACCACCTTCGAGACGCGCCGAACGGCGACCAGCTTTTCCTGCAGCCCCTCGCCGGCGCTTGCCTGAGTACTCACGTTTGCCATTGATAATCCTCGCTAGAACTGAAGCCCGGCCTCTCTAGCCGCATCGGCCAGGGCCTTGATCCGCCCGTGGTACTTGAATCCCGACCGGTCGAAAGCGACGCTGGAGACGCCCGCGGCAAGCGCCTTTTCAGCGATGCGGCGACCGACTTCGGTGGCGGCATCCCTATTTCCGGTAACCGACAACCTTTCGCGAATAGCGGGCTCTAGGGTCGACGCGGAAGCGAGAACCGTCCCACCGTCTGGACCGATGACCTGCGCGTAAATATGCCTGGGGGTACGATGAACGGTCAGCCGATTCGCTCCCATTGCGCGAATGACATGCCGTGTTTTTGCTGCCCTTTTGAGGCGGGCCTGTTTTTTATCCATTGCTCTTGCCTTACTTCTTCTTCGCTTCCTTGCGGATGATGACCTCGTCCGCATAGCGGACGCCCTTGCCCTTATAAGGTTCCGGTGAACGGAACGCGCGGATGTTGGCCGCCACTTGGCCGACAACCTGCCGGTCCGCTCCTTTCACGACGATGTCGGTCTGGGACGGAGTCTCGACCACAATTCCCGCGGGAACTTTGAACTCCACCGGATGGGAATATCCGAGGCTGAGGCTCAGCACATCGCCCTTGGCCTGCGCGCGATAGCCCACGCCGACCAGGGATAGCTTTCGTTCGAACCCGCTGCTGACGCCAACGATCATGTTGGCCAAGTTGGCCCGCGTGGTCCCGGCTAGAGCATTCTGTCTCTGATCGTTCTTGTCGTAGTCTACGGACACGGCACCACCGTCGATGCTAACGCTGAGACCCGCAGGGACTGCACGCGACAAAACTCCGTTCTTGCCTTTCGCGGTTACTACACCTTCGGCAATGCTTACTTCCACACCCTTGGGAATGGAGATTGGATTATTCGCTACACGAGACATATCGGCCAGCCTGTACAAACATCATTCAACGACACAGAGAACTTCGCCGCCCTCACCCAGCGCTCTGGCTTTCCGGTCGGACATAACACCCTTTGAGGTGGAGACTATGGCGATGCCGAAACCGCCCATGACTTTCGGCATTTCGTCCCGCCCTCGATAGCGCCGGCAACCCGGCTTGCTAACCCGCTGGATCTTATCGATGACCGGCGCGCCGTTGTAATACTTAAGCTCTACGCGGATGTTAGGCTTCCCCTCTTCTGACGTGTCGGAGAAACCTGCGATATAGCCTTCCTCCTTCAAAACCTGGCACACGGCGCGCTTGAGTTTCGACGCCGGAACGACGATCTCCGCCTTGCCGGCGGCCTGACCGTTGCGTATCCGCGTAAGGAGATCGCTCAAGGGATCTGACATACTCATGACTATATACTCCGATACTTTCGCGGTCCGCCTTACCAGCTCGCCTTGACCACGCCCGGCACTTCGCCGCGCATGACGCATTCACGCAATTTGTTTCGCCCCAATCCGAACTTTCGATAGAAGCCGTGCGGCCGCCCCGTCAGTTGGCACCTGTTGCGCTGGCGCGTGGCGGCGCTGTCGCGTGGCAGCTTTTGCAGCGCGATG encodes the following:
- the rplO gene encoding 50S ribosomal protein L15, which gives rise to MFLNTIGARDGSRPAKKRLGRGIGSTLGKTSGRGHKGQKARAGGFHKVGFEGGQMPLQRRLPKVGFRSAKKRFVAEVTLTQLSKVAGGVIGLAELKEAGLVPAEAKTVKIIATGAVSGAVSIRGVGVTQGARAAIEAAGGKVES
- the rpmD gene encoding 50S ribosomal protein L30, which produces MTNKTLRVTQVRSSNGRLESHKACLRGLGLRKPHHSVEVRGTPEILGMIFKVSYLLKVEEI
- the rpsE gene encoding 30S ribosomal protein S5 encodes the protein MANVSTQASAGEGLQEKLVAVRRVSKVVKGGRQFGFTALTVVGDGNGRVGFGLSKAREVPVAIQKSMEQARKNMRKVALNGQTLHHPVTAAAGAAKVHMQPASEGTGIIAGGAMRAVFEVVGVHNVLAKCIGTNNPINVVRATIKGLTELRDPKSVAAKRGMTVEELLG
- the rplR gene encoding 50S ribosomal protein L18 is translated as MDKKQARLKRAAKTRHVIRAMGANRLTVHRTPRHIYAQVIGPDGGTVLASASTLEPAIRERLSVTGNRDAATEVGRRIAEKALAAGVSSVAFDRSGFKYHGRIKALADAAREAGLQF
- the rplF gene encoding 50S ribosomal protein L6; translated protein: MSRVANNPISIPKGVEVSIAEGVVTAKGKNGVLSRAVPAGLSVSIDGGAVSVDYDKNDQRQNALAGTTRANLANMIVGVSSGFERKLSLVGVGYRAQAKGDVLSLSLGYSHPVEFKVPAGIVVETPSQTDIVVKGADRQVVGQVAANIRAFRSPEPYKGKGVRYADEVIIRKEAKKK
- the rpsH gene encoding 30S ribosomal protein S8, which gives rise to MSMSDPLSDLLTRIRNGQAAGKAEIVVPASKLKRAVCQVLKEEGYIAGFSDTSEEGKPNIRVELKYYNGAPVIDKIQRVSKPGCRRYRGRDEMPKVMGGFGIAIVSTSKGVMSDRKARALGEGGEVLCVVE
- the rpsN gene encoding 30S ribosomal protein S14, which produces MAKKSMIAREVKRQKLNNRYEKKRAELKAIICGAETPDEQREAAIIALQKLPRDSAATRQRNRCQLTGRPHGFYRKFGLGRNKLRECVMRGEVPGVVKASW